Part of the Roseomonas sp. OT10 genome, CGGCAAGCCGGTCGGCGCCACCTCCGTCGTGCTCTCCACCCAGCACGAGGAGGCGCTGAGCCAGGAGCAGGTCCGCGCCATCGTCCAGCCGATCATCGAGAGCAGCCTGCCCCGGGGCTGGATGCCCGCGGAGGAGGAGCTCTACGTCAACCCGACCGGCACCTTCGTCATCGGCGGGCCGGACGGCGATTGCGGCCTGACCGGGCGCAAGATCATCGTCGACACCTATGGCGGCGCGGCCCCGCACGGCGGCGGCGCCTTCTCGGGCAAGGATCCGACCAAGGTCGACCGCTCGGCGGCCTATGCCTGCCGCTACCTGGCGAAGAACGTGGTCGCGGCCGGGCTGGCCAGCCGCTGCACCATCCAGGTCTCCTACGCCATCGGCGTGTCCAAGCCGCTCTCGGTCTATTTCGACCTGCACGGCACGGGCCGCGACGTGGACGAGGACAAGCTGGCCCGCGTGGTGAACGAGATGGTCAACCTCTCGCCGCGCGGCATCCGCGAGCACCTGCAGCTCAACCGGGCGATCTACGTCCCCACCTCGGCCTATGGCCATTTCGGCCGCACCCCGGACGAGGAGAAGGGCACCTTCACCTGGGAGCGGACGGACCTGGCCGCCGAGCTGAAGCGCGCCTTCGGCCGCTGACGTGACCCCGGACGCCGAGCCCGGGGCGCACCCCCCGGCGCCCGGCGCGCCGGAGGGCGGCCCCCCCGCGGTCCCGGACCGGCTCTACGGCCGGCGCCGGGGCCATCCCCTCCGCGTCCGGCAGCAGCGGCTGCTGGAGGCGGGGGCGCCGCGCCTGTCGCTGGACCCGGCGCGGCTGGACGATCCGGCCGCCGCCTTCGCGACCCGGCCGGCGGCGCTGTGGCTGGAGATCGGCTTCGGCGGCGGCGAGCATGCCGAGGCCCTGGCCCGCGCCAACCCGGGCGTCGGGCTGATCGCCGCCGAGGTCTTCGAGAACGGCATCTGCTCCCTCCTCTCCCGCCTGTTGCCGGAGGGCGAGGAGGCCACCGCGCCCGGCCTGCCCAACCTGCGGCTCTGGACCCGGGACGCGCGGCACCTGCTGGCGGCGTTGCCGGAGGGGGCGCTGGACCGGCTCTACCTGATGTTTCCCGACCCCTGGCCGAAGGCGCGCCATGCCAAGCGGCGCTTCGTGCACCCGGCCACCCTGCCGCTGGTCGCCCGCGCCCTGCGCCCCGGCGGGGAATGGCGGATCGCCAGCGACCACCTCGTCTACCAGGGCTGGGTCGAGGAGGTGATGGGCGCCCAGGCGCTGTTCGAGCCCGTCTCGGATTCGCTGCAACGCCCCGCCGACGGCTTCCCCACCCGTTACGAGGCCAAGGCCCACCGCGAGGGCCGCACCCCGCGCTACTGGAGCTTCCGCCGGCGCTGATCCCGCCGGGGCGGTGGTCCCCGGCCGCGGCCCGGTGGGGGAGGGGCGTCCGGATTCCCCTTGCCCCGGGCGGCGGGGGGGACTACATCCACCCCGTTGACAATCCGCCTGTACCAGGGGGGTGGCCTTCGCGGGCCGCCTTTTTTTGTTGCCGAAGCCTGACGCTGCCGACGAATCCAACCTCCATGAGGGGCTCGAGGCCCGTCTTGCGCGGACCATCACCCCGACCCTGACCGGCATGGGCTACGAGCTGGTGCGCGTGCAGGTCAGCGGCACCCGCACGCCCACCGTGCAGGTGATGGCCGACCGGGCGGACGGCACGATGATCGGCGTGGAGGATTGCGAGGCGATCAGCCACGCGCTGGGTGCGGTGCTGGACGTCGAGGACCCCTTCTCCGGCGAGTGGAACCTGGAGGTCTCCTCGGCGGGGATCGACCGGCCGCTCACCCGCACCAAGGACTGGGTCCGCTTCGCCGGCCACGTCGCCACCGTGGAACTGCTGGTGCCGCAGGACGGCCGCCGCCGGTTCCGGGGCATCATCCTGTCCGGCGACGACGAGCGGGTGCGGCTGCGCCTGGACGACGGCAGCGATGCCGAGCTGGCGCGCGATGTCATCCGCCGCGCCAAGCTGGTGCTGACCGACGAGCTGATCGCCGCGACCGCGGTGCCTGCGGCGGAGGAGGAGGACGGCGCCGATGCCCCGGCCCCCCGGCCCGGGAAGCCGCCCCCGAAGAACAAGGGCCCCAAGGGCCCTAGCAAGAGGAACTGAAGACGATGGCCCTGGACGCCTCCGTCCTTCGCCCGGAACTGCTGCAGGTGGCCGACGCCGTCGCGCGCGAGAAGATGATCGAGCGCGACGAGGTGCTGGAGGCCATGGAGCAGGCCATCCAGAAGGCCGGCCGCGCCAAGTACGGCGCCGAGAAGGACATCCGCGCCACCATCGACCGCCGCTCCGGCGAGGTGAAGCTCTCCCGCTGGACCGAGGTGGTGGACGCCGATTCGGTCGAGAACGAGGAGACGCAGATCCCGCTGCGGATCGCGCTGAAGTTCCGCCCCGGCATCTCCGCCGGCGAGTACATCGTCGACCCCCTGCCGCCGATCGACTTCGGCCGCATCGCCGCCCAGACCGCCAAGCAGGTGATCGTGCAGCGGGTGCGCGAGGTCGAGCGCAAGAAGCAGTTCGACGAGTACAAGGACCGCGTCGGCGAGGTCATCAACGGCGTCGTCAAGCGCACCGAGTACGGCAACCTGATGGTGGATCTCGGCCGGGCGGAGGCGCTGCTGCGCCGCGACGAGACCATCCCGCGCGAGGCCTTCCGCAACGGCGACCGGGTCCGCGCCTATATCTACGACGTGCGCGAGGAGGCCCGCGGGCCGCAGATCTTCCTCTCCCGCACCCATCCCGGCTTCCTGGCCAAGCTCTTCGCCCAGGAGGTGCCGGAGATCTACGACGGCATCATCGAGATCAAGGCGGTCGCCCGCGACCCGGGCTCGCGCGCCAAGATG contains:
- the metK gene encoding methionine adenosyltransferase, whose protein sequence is MRDKGEYLFTSESVSEGHPDKVADRISDTVLDAYLREDPYARVACETMVTTNRIILAGETRGPGSVTPEYLMHLARLAVHDIGYDQEGFSWKNAHVECHLHAQSAHIAQGVDAAGNKDEGAGDQGIMFGFACDETPELMPAPLYYAHLILRRISELRHNDDKSVAGLLPDAKSQVTLRYVDGKPVGATSVVLSTQHEEALSQEQVRAIVQPIIESSLPRGWMPAEEELYVNPTGTFVIGGPDGDCGLTGRKIIVDTYGGAAPHGGGAFSGKDPTKVDRSAAYACRYLAKNVVAAGLASRCTIQVSYAIGVSKPLSVYFDLHGTGRDVDEDKLARVVNEMVNLSPRGIREHLQLNRAIYVPTSAYGHFGRTPDEEKGTFTWERTDLAAELKRAFGR
- the trmB gene encoding tRNA (guanine(46)-N(7))-methyltransferase TrmB produces the protein MTPDAEPGAHPPAPGAPEGGPPAVPDRLYGRRRGHPLRVRQQRLLEAGAPRLSLDPARLDDPAAAFATRPAALWLEIGFGGGEHAEALARANPGVGLIAAEVFENGICSLLSRLLPEGEEATAPGLPNLRLWTRDARHLLAALPEGALDRLYLMFPDPWPKARHAKRRFVHPATLPLVARALRPGGEWRIASDHLVYQGWVEEVMGAQALFEPVSDSLQRPADGFPTRYEAKAHREGRTPRYWSFRRR
- the rimP gene encoding ribosome maturation factor RimP; this translates as MPKPDAADESNLHEGLEARLARTITPTLTGMGYELVRVQVSGTRTPTVQVMADRADGTMIGVEDCEAISHALGAVLDVEDPFSGEWNLEVSSAGIDRPLTRTKDWVRFAGHVATVELLVPQDGRRRFRGIILSGDDERVRLRLDDGSDAELARDVIRRAKLVLTDELIAATAVPAAEEEDGADAPAPRPGKPPPKNKGPKGPSKRN